One Fusobacterium russii ATCC 25533 genomic region harbors:
- a CDS encoding enoyl-CoA hydratase-related protein — translation MEFVSYKSENFIAVLTINRPNALNALNSKVLDELRETFDKIDLETTRVVIITGAGEKSFVAGADISEMSTASISEAEKFGKKGNDVFRKIETFPLPVIAAINGFALGGGCELAMSCDIRICSENAVFGQPEVGLGITPGFGGTQRLARLVGLGKAKELIYTGNNIKAEEALKIGLVNHVYPLENLMEEAVKLAAKIAKNAPIAVRASKKAINTGIDTDMDRAIIIEEKIFSSCFETEDQKEAMKAFLEKRKVEAFKNK, via the coding sequence ATGGAATTTGTATCTTATAAGAGTGAAAATTTTATTGCTGTTCTAACAATCAATAGACCTAATGCTTTAAATGCATTAAACAGTAAAGTTTTGGATGAATTGAGAGAAACATTTGATAAAATTGATTTGGAAACTACAAGAGTTGTTATTATCACAGGTGCCGGAGAGAAATCATTTGTTGCGGGAGCTGATATTTCTGAAATGTCAACAGCTAGTATTTCAGAAGCTGAAAAATTCGGAAAAAAGGGGAATGATGTTTTTAGAAAAATAGAAACTTTCCCATTACCGGTTATTGCTGCCATAAATGGTTTTGCTTTAGGTGGTGGTTGTGAGCTTGCAATGTCTTGTGATATAAGAATTTGTTCAGAAAATGCTGTATTTGGTCAACCGGAAGTAGGGCTTGGTATAACGCCTGGTTTTGGTGGTACACAAAGATTAGCAAGATTAGTTGGTTTAGGAAAAGCTAAAGAACTTATATACACAGGAAATAATATAAAAGCAGAGGAAGCCTTAAAAATAGGGCTTGTTAATCATGTTTATCCTTTAGAAAATCTAATGGAAGAAGCTGTGAAATTGGCAGCTAAAATCGCTAAAAATGCTCCAATAGCAGTGAGAGCATCAAAGAAAGCTATTAATACAGGAATAGATACTGATATGGATAGAGCTATAATAATAGAAGAGAAAATATTTTCTTCATGCTTTGAAACAGAGGATCAGAAAGAAGCAATGAAGGCATTTTTAGAAAAAAGAAAAGTAGAAGCTTTTAAAAATAAATAA
- a CDS encoding 3-hydroxyacyl-CoA dehydrogenase NAD-binding domain-containing protein, with product MKIGVIGAGTMGSGIAQAFAQCEGYTVVLCDINETFAANGKAKIAKSFEKRIEKGKMEKALADKILNSITTGTKELCADCDLIIEAAVENMEIKKQTFKELDEICKPEAIFATNTSSLSITEIGSGLKRPMIGMHFFNPAPVMKLVEVIAGLDTPQEIVDKVKTISENIGKVPVQVEEAGGFVVNRLLIPMINEAIGIYSEGIATVEGIDAAMKLGANHPMGPLALGDLIGLDVCLAIMDVLYHETGDSKYRAHQRLRKMVRGNRLGQKTGKGFYDYTK from the coding sequence ATGAAAATTGGAGTTATTGGTGCAGGAACAATGGGATCTGGAATAGCACAGGCTTTTGCACAATGTGAAGGTTATACAGTTGTACTTTGTGATATAAATGAAACTTTTGCCGCAAATGGTAAAGCTAAAATTGCAAAAAGCTTTGAAAAAAGAATTGAAAAAGGAAAAATGGAGAAAGCTTTAGCAGATAAAATTTTAAACAGCATTACAACAGGAACAAAAGAGCTTTGTGCAGATTGTGATTTGATAATTGAAGCAGCTGTTGAAAATATGGAAATAAAAAAACAGACATTTAAAGAATTAGATGAAATTTGTAAGCCGGAAGCTATTTTTGCTACAAATACTTCATCATTATCTATAACAGAAATTGGTTCAGGACTTAAAAGGCCAATGATAGGTATGCACTTTTTTAATCCGGCTCCAGTTATGAAACTTGTTGAAGTAATAGCAGGTCTTGATACACCACAAGAAATAGTAGATAAGGTTAAGACTATATCAGAAAATATAGGAAAGGTTCCTGTACAAGTTGAAGAAGCAGGTGGATTTGTTGTAAATAGACTTTTAATTCCAATGATTAATGAAGCTATCGGTATTTATTCTGAAGGAATAGCAACTGTTGAAGGAATAGATGCTGCGATGAAATTGGGAGCAAATCATCCAATGGGACCTCTAGCATTAGGAGATTTAATAGGTTTAGATGTTTGTCTTGCAATAATGGATGTATTATATCATGAAACAGGAGATTCAAAATATAGAGCACACCAAAGATTGAGAAAAATGGTACGTGGAAATAGATTAGGGCAAAAGACAGGAAAAGGTTTTTACGACTATACTAAATAA
- a CDS encoding M20 family metallopeptidase: MKNLLNKYIDNIAPEILSMADSIFDDPELGLNEFRAMRKITDFLKKNGFDVEENIYGFETAFRATYKSGKGGINIGLLCEYDALEGLGHACAHHMQGPSIIAAAVALKEVLKDYDYNIVVYGTPAEETLGAKVPMEKNGAFQDIDVALMMHGSPMTTTDVKSLALSNFDVIFHGVSSHAALAPEKGRSALDGLLLLFQGIEFFREHVKEDTKMHYTIVDAGGPANVVPKYAKAKVSLRSYDRNYLNDVIRRFRKIVEGAAMMTETTCEIVETKSLDSKIPVLSLNRILMENAAEVNAPRIEPPREKTGSTDFGNVMFKVPGSCIRIAFVPPGTSSHSEKFIECGKNEDAHNAILLAAKILANSSFDLISKPELYNEVKEEFRKNKEVKI; encoded by the coding sequence ATGAAAAATTTATTAAATAAGTACATAGATAATATTGCACCTGAAATTTTATCTATGGCGGATTCAATTTTTGATGATCCAGAATTGGGATTAAATGAATTTAGAGCTATGAGAAAAATCACAGATTTTCTTAAAAAAAATGGCTTTGATGTTGAAGAGAATATTTATGGTTTTGAAACTGCATTTAGAGCTACCTATAAATCTGGTAAAGGTGGAATTAATATAGGCTTGCTTTGTGAATATGATGCTCTTGAGGGCTTAGGACATGCTTGTGCTCACCATATGCAGGGGCCTTCTATTATTGCTGCTGCCGTAGCTCTTAAAGAAGTTTTAAAAGATTATGACTATAATATAGTTGTCTATGGTACTCCAGCTGAAGAAACATTAGGTGCTAAAGTTCCTATGGAAAAGAATGGTGCATTTCAAGATATAGATGTCGCTCTTATGATGCACGGTTCTCCTATGACTACAACTGATGTTAAATCTTTAGCTCTTTCTAACTTTGATGTTATTTTTCATGGTGTATCTTCTCATGCTGCACTGGCTCCTGAAAAAGGTAGAAGTGCTCTTGATGGTTTACTACTTTTATTTCAAGGTATAGAATTTTTTAGAGAGCATGTTAAAGAAGATACAAAAATGCATTATACTATTGTGGATGCAGGAGGACCGGCAAATGTCGTTCCTAAATATGCAAAAGCCAAGGTAAGTCTTAGATCGTATGATAGAAACTATCTAAATGATGTCATAAGAAGATTTAGAAAAATAGTTGAGGGAGCTGCTATGATGACAGAAACAACTTGTGAAATAGTTGAAACTAAATCCCTTGATAGTAAAATACCTGTTTTATCATTAAATAGAATTCTTATGGAAAATGCTGCTGAAGTTAATGCTCCAAGAATAGAACCTCCTAGAGAAAAAACGGGCTCTACAGATTTTGGAAATGTTATGTTTAAGGTTCCGGGATCTTGTATCAGAATAGCTTTTGTTCCACCTGGAACATCATCACATTCAGAGAAATTTATCGAATGTGGAAAAAACGAAGATGCACATAATGCTATATTATTGGCAGCAAAAATTCTTGCAAACTCTTCTTTTGACTTAATTTCTAAACCTGAGCTTTACAATGAAGTTAAAGAAGAATTTAGAAAAAATAAAGAAGTTAAAATTTAA